ttaatagttactatatgatttttaaCCAACtggtaatagttactatatgattttaatagttactatatgattttaattcttactatatgttggtaatagttactatatgatttcaaaggttactatatgttgatAATACCTACTATATGTTTTGTACAGTGTTCTTCATTGGAAAAACTACTGAAAAATATggataacattcatcatgaagaTATTAAAAGCTTCAAATTTATCCCGGTCGGTGGTAATTGGAAGCGAGGTGCTTATGACAAAGACTGTTGTGTCTATTTGATGATGTTAATGATGGTTTTTCATGGTGTTGAAACGGTACAAGATGGTGTTGGGATTTTTGACTTTGATCCCTTGGCAGATGTAAGTTTTTgtgttaaaaataattaatgttattcatatttttcttttcattctttatagttattgttttgttatcatagttactgtttttatTCTAATAGTTACTGTTCAAATATTTGCAGGAAGATTTCAGGAAGTTTCTCAGGGCTTGTATTTGTGGCACCATTGTGTTGTCAGATTTGAATTGTTACAGAGATGAATATCTGAAACGAATGGTTGCATTCAGGAAATACAGGAAACAAGATGTTTTGGATGCCCTAATTAAACAAAGGGAAGAGTTGACGCAGAAATACATCAATGATGcttcaaaaattgaaattgttgcAAGAAATAGTTCAGCAAGGAAATCCAAACATGTTGAAACAAAAGATGAAGCTGAGACAGATGTCAATGTTGAAGGGAAAGGACGTGGCAAAGGCGGGAGACGCACCCGAGGAGGCAGACGCGGGAAGGCACGTGGACGAGGTGCTTCACGTGGTTAATAATTATTGCtgaaaaaacaatttaattttttgtgtTTGTATGTAGTCGAATTACTACTTAGAATGTAAAATTAATTCTaagtttgatatagttactctcaaTGATTTTTAATTGTTTGATATATGAGAGTAATTATAACTTTTGCAGTATTTGTGTCATATTGTtcaatttacttattttaaatatagtttctatttgaatgaaatagttACCTTTCTtcaaatatagttactcttataAATTTGTAAGTCATATGATTGCATAACGAAAGTTACTATAttatcaaaatagtaactatattgtatatagagttactatatgtaaaGAAGGGTGACCACTAAATGTGAAGAATTGGTATATATAAAAAGTGAATAATTTTGTGTATAAATtcaaatagttactatcttacAGATATAGTTATCTTTAATAAGATACaattactctcttttttatggtattttattttggaaaatttggtaatattaatccaacctttgaccgattttcttttataaatcccacctacgacatattttttaataatcccacctataccacccaacgacttttattgggcctaaaacgtcataaacctattgtaggcgataatatgtccctacgtggaagtactctccctcgatatattcagtcatcatcatcaaatcatcaccatctcgatgatttttttcaccggttatcggtcacttaagcccaataaaagtcgttgggtagtaaaggtgggattattaaaaaatatgtcgtaggtgggattaataaaagaaaaccagccaaaggttggattaatattacaaaattttccttttatttttgagtaacatatagttactataagtcattttgattgcataaaaaacgttactatatttttttagaatagtaactatattgttctaagagttactatattttttaaatagtaactatagtttataaaaagttactatattgtaaaaaaagtaagtatattttataaagagttactatattatcagaagagtaactatattgtattaagagatactatattgtcaaaatagtaactattttataacgagtt
This genomic stretch from Spinacia oleracea cultivar Varoflay chromosome 3, BTI_SOV_V1, whole genome shotgun sequence harbors:
- the LOC130469109 gene encoding uncharacterized protein; this translates as MWTLPSTFDILLIHIEAWAFLLNENERNPAGSPQKLFLGGTYCKYVADLIEKPGNEKILSELCVCLNYGVKDVNGVQSLKDCNMIFAPVLIEDPKPYYLFVISMKDKSVYFFDNMLLEPKEMEQRKKSYSVLCSSLEKLLKNMDNIHHEDIKSFKFIPVGGNWKRGAYDKDCCVYLMMLMMVFHGVETVQDGVGIFDFDPLADEDFRKFLRACICGTIVLSDLNCYRDEYLKRMVAFRKYRKQDVLDALIKQREELTQKYINDASKIEIVARNSSARKSKHVETKDEAETDVNVEGKGRGKGGRRTRGGRRGKARGRGASRG